One window from the genome of Haloprofundus halobius encodes:
- a CDS encoding prenyltransferase — MGRLGYLLKLSRPRFWFYLAGPVVVGVAFAADAVPDLFDPLALALFGYFLVPGNVLLYGVNDVFDADIDAENPKKDEREVRFGGDPVVVAVVVVSGLLGLALFAATPRVAWGWLAAHFFLAVEYSAPPLRFKTKPLFDSISNGLYILPGVAAYAAVAGENPPLAGVLGGWLWTMGMHTFSAIPDIDPDREAGIRTTATVLGETRTYAYCAGCWLAAALAFAAVDLRIGLLLLAYPVVVFVIYLSEVDVSRAYWWYPALNTGVGMVLTMGALWRLVYG; from the coding sequence ATGGGTCGCCTCGGCTACCTGCTGAAGCTCTCTCGGCCGCGCTTCTGGTTCTACCTCGCGGGACCCGTCGTCGTCGGCGTCGCGTTCGCCGCCGACGCGGTTCCGGACCTCTTCGACCCGCTCGCGCTGGCGCTGTTCGGCTACTTTCTCGTCCCGGGGAACGTGCTTCTCTACGGCGTCAACGATGTCTTCGACGCCGACATCGACGCCGAGAATCCGAAGAAGGACGAGAGAGAAGTGCGATTCGGCGGCGACCCCGTCGTCGTCGCCGTCGTCGTCGTTTCTGGGCTCTTGGGACTGGCGTTGTTCGCGGCGACGCCGCGGGTCGCGTGGGGCTGGCTGGCGGCGCACTTCTTCCTCGCCGTGGAGTACAGCGCCCCGCCGCTTCGGTTCAAGACCAAACCGCTCTTCGACTCGATTTCGAACGGGCTGTACATCCTGCCTGGCGTCGCCGCCTACGCCGCCGTCGCTGGCGAAAATCCACCGCTCGCGGGCGTGCTCGGCGGGTGGCTCTGGACGATGGGGATGCACACGTTCTCGGCGATTCCCGATATCGACCCCGACCGCGAGGCGGGGATTCGGACGACCGCCACCGTGCTCGGCGAGACCCGGACGTACGCCTACTGTGCGGGCTGTTGGCTCGCCGCGGCGCTCGCGTTCGCCGCTGTCGACCTTCGGATCGGCCTGTTGCTGCTGGCGTATCCGGTCGTCGTTTTCGTCATCTATCTGTCCGAGGTCGACGTCTCGCGGGCGTACTGGTGGTACCCCGCGTTGAACACGGGTGTCGGGATGGTACTCACGATGGGCGCGCTCTGGAGGCTGGTGTATGGCTGA
- a CDS encoding SDR family NAD(P)-dependent oxidoreductase, protein MDDTTVVVTGASRGIGRRVAAAFAAEGARVVACARDDEALDELAADVAESGGTLLAERADVRDEFDMERLMERAAREGGRIDTLVACAGVNHGTPGEMPTAEESYARFDDTMRTNARGVFATVKEAVPHMADDARVLVPSGSVAREAKAGMGAYAVSKAAAEALVRGFAADLKQTVGVVDPGLVATDLTGGRGRDPDDAAAMFVWAATDADAADLDGEILDLRAWETATR, encoded by the coding sequence ATGGACGATACGACGGTCGTCGTCACGGGTGCGAGTCGGGGAATCGGTCGGCGCGTCGCCGCGGCGTTCGCCGCCGAGGGCGCGCGCGTCGTCGCCTGCGCCCGCGACGACGAGGCACTGGACGAACTCGCGGCGGACGTCGCCGAGAGCGGCGGGACGCTGCTCGCCGAGCGCGCCGACGTGCGCGACGAGTTCGACATGGAGCGACTGATGGAACGAGCGGCGCGCGAGGGAGGGCGGATAGATACCCTCGTCGCCTGCGCGGGCGTCAACCACGGGACGCCCGGCGAGATGCCGACCGCCGAGGAGTCGTACGCGCGCTTCGACGACACGATGCGGACGAACGCCCGCGGCGTGTTCGCGACGGTCAAAGAGGCCGTCCCGCACATGGCCGACGACGCACGCGTACTGGTCCCCTCAGGTTCGGTCGCCCGCGAGGCGAAAGCCGGGATGGGCGCGTACGCCGTCTCGAAAGCCGCGGCGGAGGCGCTGGTTCGGGGGTTCGCGGCCGACTTAAAGCAGACCGTCGGCGTCGTCGATCCGGGTCTCGTCGCCACCGACCTCACCGGCGGACGTGGTCGCGACCCCGACGACGCCGCGGCGATGTTCGTCTGGGCGGCGACGGACGCCGACGCCGCGGACCTCGACGGCGAGATTCTCGACCTCCGGGCGTGGGAGACGGCGACGCGGTGA
- a CDS encoding ZIP family metal transporter, whose amino-acid sequence MQRRSAIGLGSVTLLVVLSSLALERGASDLLVISWVAFLAMAVAGWLGARRTAERAGALVWGYGLASGAMITSAAVFLLPQAIGVSGDVPQYGGFGVALGLLVGFGSHTVGHRLAHLNLPLDRTVTELSAHALSAGAIIGIVYGNMEVGLTLGLAIVSHKGPAGYAAATRLRRAGREWSVLLLPAAGVGLAAILSSIVVLPATPAVRGIVFGFAAGVFLHVAMDFLPRCELGSEVHEALSVDGDAHALLDRLRVHAVASTTLGGLVVFAAWVAL is encoded by the coding sequence GTGCAACGACGCTCGGCGATAGGCCTCGGTTCGGTCACGCTGCTGGTCGTTCTCTCGTCGCTCGCGCTCGAACGCGGGGCGAGCGACCTGCTCGTCATCTCGTGGGTGGCGTTTCTCGCGATGGCCGTCGCGGGATGGCTCGGCGCGCGGCGAACCGCCGAGCGCGCGGGCGCCCTCGTCTGGGGCTACGGCCTCGCCAGCGGCGCGATGATAACCAGCGCCGCCGTCTTCTTGCTCCCGCAGGCTATCGGCGTCAGCGGCGACGTCCCGCAGTACGGCGGCTTCGGCGTCGCGCTCGGACTGCTCGTCGGCTTCGGCTCTCACACCGTCGGCCACCGTCTCGCTCACCTCAATCTGCCGCTGGACCGCACCGTGACGGAACTGTCGGCGCACGCGCTGTCGGCGGGAGCCATCATCGGCATCGTCTACGGCAACATGGAGGTGGGTCTGACGCTCGGTCTGGCCATCGTCTCGCACAAGGGGCCGGCGGGCTACGCTGCGGCGACGCGCCTGCGCCGCGCCGGTCGGGAGTGGTCGGTTCTCTTGCTACCCGCCGCGGGCGTCGGTCTCGCCGCGATTCTGTCGAGCATCGTCGTCCTCCCGGCGACGCCAGCGGTTCGCGGAATCGTCTTCGGGTTCGCCGCGGGAGTGTTCCTCCACGTGGCGATGGATTTCCTCCCCCGATGTGAACTCGGCAGCGAGGTTCACGAGGCGCTCAGCGTCGACGGCGACGCCCACGCGCTGTTGGACCGGTTGCGGGTTCACGCCGTCGCCAGCACGACTCTCGGCGGCCTCGTCGTCTTCGCCGCGTGGGTCGCGCTCTGA
- a CDS encoding DUF7490 domain-containing protein, translated as MNRETTFVAAATVVVAVSLVAAAVVPGALADPTDDGPLRPGYVQIEEVPIAPGDATGETATLAVEARLEHRGNPTDNVTVLFRAVDSESNLVETSRTVEVGELAGDRETPVRTNLTVAREGGYEIETVVFRDGERVDSESRRVSGLEALTPPYADSNVEFADATGLQPVSVSVGSAEGDRVSLDLSAALTNGGDTPTGDLEVTFVVRQAESNVVADRVTVPVGEIRAGRTSTVDASVTVPDEYNYYVDAVLWRDDVHVDSAQSVANLDPTERISANVTEQEVEFEVEDFDSDGESDSGYETTAADGQAVRTETDTPGFGVVVTAVALLATALFARRRSE; from the coding sequence ATGAACCGTGAAACGACGTTCGTCGCCGCGGCCACCGTCGTGGTCGCGGTGTCGCTCGTCGCCGCCGCGGTGGTCCCCGGTGCCCTCGCCGACCCGACCGACGACGGTCCCCTCCGCCCCGGCTACGTCCAGATCGAAGAGGTTCCCATCGCCCCCGGCGACGCGACGGGCGAGACGGCAACGCTGGCGGTCGAAGCCAGACTCGAACACCGCGGCAACCCCACCGACAACGTGACCGTGCTGTTCCGTGCCGTCGACAGCGAGTCGAACCTCGTCGAGACGAGCCGCACCGTCGAGGTGGGCGAACTCGCGGGCGACCGCGAGACGCCCGTCCGTACGAACCTCACCGTCGCCCGCGAGGGCGGCTACGAGATAGAGACCGTCGTCTTCCGCGACGGCGAGCGCGTCGACAGCGAGAGTCGGCGCGTCAGCGGTCTCGAAGCACTCACGCCCCCCTACGCCGACTCGAACGTCGAGTTCGCCGACGCGACGGGACTACAGCCCGTCTCCGTCTCGGTCGGTTCCGCGGAGGGCGATCGGGTGAGCCTCGACCTCTCGGCGGCGCTGACGAACGGCGGCGACACGCCGACCGGCGACCTCGAAGTGACGTTCGTCGTTCGGCAGGCCGAATCGAACGTCGTCGCCGACCGCGTCACCGTCCCCGTCGGCGAGATTCGCGCCGGTCGAACCTCGACCGTCGACGCCTCGGTGACGGTGCCCGACGAGTACAACTACTACGTCGACGCCGTTCTGTGGCGCGACGACGTCCACGTCGACTCCGCACAGAGCGTCGCGAACCTCGACCCGACAGAGCGCATCAGCGCGAACGTCACCGAACAGGAGGTCGAGTTCGAGGTGGAGGACTTCGACTCCGACGGCGAGTCGGACAGCGGGTACGAGACCACCGCCGCTGACGGCCAGGCCGTGCGAACCGAGACCGACACGCCCGGCTTCGGCGTCGTCGTCACCGCCGTCGCTCTGCTCGCGACGGCGCTTTTCGCCCGGAGGCGGTCCGAATGA
- a CDS encoding TIGR00300 family protein → MTVSRTVELEGHIIDSGMMGRCFGIVMDLGGSFEVEEFEVGRHKDATTYCRMRVSADTEGDLQTIVHELHQSGANPADPRPASVEPAPGDRIVPAGFYSTTNHPTEVFYRDEWIPVDDIEMDCAVVIEDGENGDRSARTKVLNAIREDDLVVVGESGIRVNPPERPRDASGPFGFMQGGVSSERPSESLIREVAEALVETKREGGNVLVVAGPALIHSGAGDALADLVREGFVDGLSAGNGFATHDIERGLYGTSLGMDMETMEHPRKGHKHHIYTISEVVRAGGIREAVDAGLIQEGVMYECVQNDVEYVLAGSIRDDGPLPDTITDAVEAQNAIREQAHEADLVLMLSTLLHSVAVGNCLPSTTKTVCVDINPATVTQLLDRGSSQAIGMVTDIGTFVPALTEKVFEAEADAER, encoded by the coding sequence ATGACCGTCTCTCGCACCGTTGAACTGGAGGGCCACATCATCGACTCGGGGATGATGGGTCGCTGTTTCGGCATCGTGATGGACCTCGGCGGTTCGTTCGAGGTCGAGGAGTTCGAAGTCGGCCGTCACAAAGACGCCACGACCTACTGCCGGATGCGCGTCTCCGCCGACACCGAGGGCGACCTGCAGACCATCGTCCACGAGCTCCACCAGAGCGGCGCGAACCCCGCCGACCCGCGCCCGGCCTCGGTCGAACCCGCCCCCGGCGACCGAATTGTCCCCGCCGGCTTCTACTCGACGACGAACCACCCGACGGAGGTGTTCTACCGCGACGAGTGGATTCCCGTCGACGACATCGAGATGGACTGCGCCGTCGTGATAGAAGACGGAGAAAACGGCGACCGCAGCGCTCGGACGAAAGTGCTGAACGCGATTCGCGAAGACGACCTCGTCGTCGTCGGCGAGTCGGGTATCAGAGTCAACCCGCCGGAGCGCCCCCGCGACGCTTCTGGGCCATTTGGCTTCATGCAGGGCGGCGTCTCATCGGAGCGACCCTCGGAGTCGCTCATCCGCGAAGTCGCCGAGGCGCTCGTCGAGACGAAGCGCGAGGGCGGCAACGTGCTCGTCGTCGCCGGCCCCGCGCTCATCCACTCGGGGGCAGGTGACGCGCTCGCGGACCTCGTCCGCGAGGGGTTCGTCGACGGCCTCTCGGCGGGCAACGGCTTCGCCACCCACGACATCGAACGCGGCCTCTACGGCACCTCGCTCGGGATGGACATGGAGACGATGGAACACCCCCGGAAGGGCCACAAACACCACATCTACACGATCAGCGAGGTCGTCCGCGCGGGCGGTATCCGCGAGGCCGTCGACGCCGGACTCATCCAGGAGGGCGTGATGTACGAGTGTGTCCAAAACGACGTGGAGTACGTGCTCGCGGGGTCGATCCGCGACGACGGGCCGCTGCCGGACACCATCACCGACGCCGTCGAGGCGCAGAACGCCATCCGCGAGCAGGCCCACGAGGCCGACCTCGTGTTGATGCTGTCGACGCTCCTGCACTCGGTCGCCGTCGGCAACTGCCTGCCGTCGACGACGAAGACTGTCTGCGTCGACATCAACCCGGCGACGGTGACGCAACTGCTCGACCGCGGGTCGTCGCAGGCCATCGGCATGGTGACCGACATCGGGACGTTCGTCCCCGCGCTCACCGAGAAAGTGTTCGAGGCCGAAGCCGACGCTGAGCGCTGA
- a CDS encoding alpha/beta hydrolase yields the protein MSRETGAWRHRDRGNATPGEKRRPSRYEFSKVRVRFDSDDDRCVGSLYRPDRPKNPPLILLSALFGGEREFGLPAYAERFAERGYAVLIFDHRHFGDSEGNPRNLVSPKRQVADWRAAIEHARELDGVDSSRLVLWGSSFAGGHVLEVAAGEPHVAAVVAQVPFVDGRSTTLRKGLKYVAKALPLALADKLLSVVGRSKTVPVVGTPEEFAVLNEPGAKTGYFDLVPPESAWENETPARVFLSLPGYRPGTKTEEVQCPTLVIAGDRDEVVPASDVEAAAEKLPNGTFVRMPVGHFDLYGGAAFEESLAHQLAFLDRVLGEPSD from the coding sequence ATGAGCCGAGAGACCGGCGCGTGGCGACACCGCGACCGGGGGAACGCGACGCCGGGCGAGAAGCGCCGCCCCTCGCGCTACGAGTTCTCGAAAGTCCGCGTCCGCTTCGACAGCGACGACGACCGCTGCGTCGGGTCGCTGTACCGCCCCGACCGACCGAAGAATCCGCCGCTGATTCTGCTGTCGGCTCTCTTCGGCGGCGAACGCGAGTTCGGTCTCCCCGCCTACGCCGAGCGGTTCGCCGAGCGGGGCTACGCCGTCCTCATCTTCGACCACCGCCACTTCGGCGACAGCGAGGGGAACCCCCGGAACCTCGTCAGCCCGAAGCGCCAGGTCGCCGACTGGCGGGCGGCCATCGAACACGCCCGCGAACTCGACGGCGTCGACTCGAGCCGACTCGTCCTCTGGGGGTCGTCGTTCGCGGGCGGTCACGTCCTCGAAGTCGCCGCCGGGGAGCCACACGTCGCCGCCGTCGTCGCGCAGGTGCCGTTCGTCGACGGTCGGTCGACGACGCTTCGAAAGGGGCTGAAGTACGTCGCGAAGGCGCTGCCGCTGGCGCTCGCCGACAAACTGCTCTCGGTCGTCGGCCGGTCGAAGACCGTCCCCGTCGTCGGCACGCCCGAGGAGTTCGCCGTGCTGAACGAACCCGGCGCGAAGACCGGCTACTTCGATCTCGTGCCGCCGGAGTCGGCGTGGGAGAACGAGACGCCCGCGCGGGTGTTCCTCTCGCTTCCGGGCTACCGACCGGGGACGAAGACCGAGGAGGTCCAGTGCCCGACGCTCGTCATCGCGGGCGACCGCGACGAAGTCGTCCCCGCCTCGGACGTCGAAGCAGCCGCCGAGAAGCTCCCGAACGGCACGTTCGTCCGGATGCCGGTCGGTCACTTCGACCTCTACGGGGGCGCGGCGTTCGAGGAGTCGCTCGCCCACCAGTTGGCGTTCCTCGACCGGGTGCTCGGCGAACCGTCCGACTGA
- a CDS encoding prolyl oligopeptidase family serine peptidase — MQGPPETPRREVVDTVHGEEVVDPYRWLEAESAEVREWITGQNAYAESILDVPARRVLEARFDELARVTDYGTIRPAAGRYFQRIKAPEDEQPVLCVRDSLDTDRRTLVDPNEWSEDGTISMDWFVPHPDGDFLAYGVATGGDEQYDVRVIDVVSGEQVDELVDVGRISVTGFAWTADGFYYVGTGTREGDGVQQLDKEVRHHVLGSPGDTDALVVDDFEEQVWPVLETDDDVLIVQYYEGWDRSEVYALGKTPDAGRTEPVDLVPVVTGFDATFEPSLRDGYLYLLTDYDAPRSRLLGCDVETALSGDAHPDEMDVVIPEQKDILREIALGDDRIVAHYHRNAYSALSTFTRDGERVGRIDLPEYGAVAGTYAWDGELFYTVESFERPPRVCCADLETEETRVLDEPEVRIEVDLDVKQEWFESTDGTRIPAFVVHRAELDRDGDNPTILTGYGGFRVNRTPTFNRFAVPFLEAGGVYVLATLRGGAEFGEEWHDAGRREHKQNVFDDAIAVAEGLVERRYTNPDCLAVSGGSNGGLLVGALITQRPDLFGAALCLVPLLDMLRFHKFLLGPSWTTEYGNPDDPVAYDYIREYSPYHNVEETEYPATLFTTAAGDTRVHPSHARKMTARLQAANTGDDPILLRTEENAGHGIGKPTSMYVTEQAEQWGFLCQSLGVTADELRSTQRPPSV; from the coding sequence ATGCAAGGGCCTCCAGAGACGCCGCGCCGTGAGGTGGTCGACACCGTCCACGGCGAGGAGGTTGTCGACCCCTACCGCTGGTTAGAGGCGGAGTCTGCCGAAGTGAGAGAGTGGATTACAGGCCAAAACGCGTACGCCGAGTCGATACTCGACGTCCCCGCGAGACGCGTTCTCGAAGCCCGGTTCGACGAACTCGCCCGCGTCACCGACTACGGGACGATTCGCCCCGCCGCCGGTCGGTACTTCCAGCGCATCAAAGCGCCCGAGGACGAACAGCCGGTGTTGTGCGTCCGGGACTCACTCGACACCGACCGGCGGACGCTGGTCGACCCCAACGAGTGGAGCGAAGACGGGACCATCTCGATGGACTGGTTCGTCCCACATCCCGACGGGGATTTCCTCGCCTACGGCGTCGCCACCGGCGGCGACGAGCAGTACGACGTTCGCGTTATCGACGTCGTCTCCGGCGAACAGGTCGACGAACTCGTCGACGTGGGTCGCATCTCCGTGACCGGGTTCGCGTGGACCGCCGACGGGTTCTACTACGTCGGCACCGGGACCCGGGAAGGCGACGGCGTCCAGCAGCTCGACAAGGAGGTCAGACACCACGTCCTCGGGTCGCCGGGCGACACCGACGCGCTCGTCGTCGACGACTTCGAAGAGCAGGTCTGGCCCGTACTGGAGACCGACGACGACGTGCTGATCGTCCAGTACTACGAGGGCTGGGACCGCTCGGAGGTGTACGCCCTCGGAAAGACACCCGACGCCGGGCGGACCGAACCGGTCGACCTCGTCCCCGTCGTCACCGGCTTCGACGCCACGTTCGAGCCGAGCCTCCGCGACGGCTACCTCTATCTGCTCACCGACTACGACGCGCCGCGCTCGCGCCTGCTCGGCTGCGACGTCGAGACGGCGCTCTCCGGCGACGCCCATCCCGACGAGATGGACGTCGTCATCCCCGAGCAAAAAGATATACTCCGCGAAATCGCTCTCGGCGACGACCGAATCGTCGCGCACTACCACCGCAACGCCTACTCGGCGCTGTCGACGTTCACCCGCGACGGCGAGCGCGTCGGCCGCATCGACCTCCCCGAGTACGGGGCCGTCGCCGGGACGTACGCGTGGGACGGCGAGCTGTTCTACACCGTCGAGTCGTTCGAGCGCCCGCCGCGGGTCTGCTGTGCGGACCTCGAAACCGAGGAGACGCGGGTCCTCGACGAACCCGAGGTCAGAATCGAAGTCGACCTCGACGTGAAACAGGAGTGGTTCGAGTCCACCGACGGCACCCGCATCCCGGCGTTCGTCGTCCACCGGGCCGAGCTCGACCGCGACGGCGACAACCCGACGATTCTGACGGGCTACGGCGGTTTCCGGGTCAACCGCACGCCGACGTTCAACCGCTTCGCCGTGCCGTTTCTCGAAGCGGGCGGCGTCTACGTGCTCGCGACGCTCCGCGGCGGCGCGGAGTTCGGCGAGGAGTGGCACGACGCGGGCCGTCGCGAGCACAAACAGAACGTCTTCGACGACGCCATCGCCGTCGCCGAGGGACTCGTCGAACGGCGGTACACGAATCCGGACTGCCTCGCGGTCTCCGGCGGGTCGAACGGCGGCCTGCTCGTCGGCGCGCTCATCACCCAGCGACCGGACCTGTTCGGCGCGGCGCTCTGTCTCGTCCCGCTGCTCGACATGCTCCGCTTCCACAAGTTCCTGCTCGGCCCGTCGTGGACCACGGAGTACGGCAACCCCGACGACCCCGTCGCCTACGACTACATCCGCGAGTACTCGCCGTACCACAACGTCGAGGAAACCGAGTACCCGGCGACGCTGTTCACGACGGCAGCGGGCGACACGCGCGTCCACCCGAGTCACGCCCGGAAGATGACCGCGCGACTGCAGGCGGCGAACACCGGCGACGACCCGATTCTGCTCCGAACCGAAGAGAATGCCGGCCACGGCATCGGCAAACCCACCTCGATGTACGTCACCGAGCAGGCCGAGCAGTGGGGCTTCCTCTGTCAGTCGCTCGGAGTGACCGCCGACGAGCTCCGGTCGACGCAGCGCCCGCCGTCGGTGTAG
- a CDS encoding CopG family ribbon-helix-helix protein, whose translation MTVVSVSMPEELLARIDAFADDHGYTGRSEVVREASRNLLGEFEDTRLEDRELMGVVTVVFDYETTSVEERMMHLRHEHESLVASNFHSHVGAHYCMELFVLEGTLEEISTFVGKVRATRDTLSVDYSVMPVDEFGPLADAE comes from the coding sequence ATGACCGTCGTCAGTGTCTCGATGCCCGAAGAACTGCTCGCCCGAATCGACGCGTTCGCCGACGACCACGGCTACACCGGCCGCAGCGAAGTCGTCCGCGAGGCGTCGCGCAACCTCCTCGGCGAGTTCGAGGACACGAGACTGGAGGACCGCGAACTGATGGGCGTCGTCACCGTCGTCTTCGACTACGAGACGACGAGCGTCGAAGAGCGGATGATGCACCTGCGCCACGAACACGAGAGCCTCGTCGCCTCGAACTTCCACAGCCACGTCGGCGCACACTACTGCATGGAACTGTTCGTCCTCGAAGGGACGCTCGAAGAGATCTCGACGTTCGTGGGGAAGGTGCGTGCGACCAGAGACACGCTCTCGGTCGATTACTCGGTGATGCCCGTCGACGAGTTCGGCCCGTTGGCCGACGCCGAGTGA
- a CDS encoding metal ABC transporter permease, with protein MTAATLSQSSTLLLLDLVNRLVQLFGDGICAATRPLGVEILCYQFMQQAFLAGLCVGVVAPLVGSFLVHREMAFIGDTLAHTAFAGVAIGLFLGSAFEIGVSPYVTALVVAVLSALLIELIADYTDAYGDVSMAIVLSGGFALGTVVISLTDGGIAVGISQYLFGSLSTVTLANTSVLLLLSALVVGVVALTYKQLLFVTFDETAARVARVNVSLYNRLLVMLTALVVVAAMQIMGVILVAAMLVVPVAAAAQVARSFRESVLVAVVVGELAVLLGLFASYQYGVAAGGAIVLVAIALYAVAVAADRVVPRDAETGPTETATDGGELDGQDTRRKREHRR; from the coding sequence ATGACCGCCGCGACACTCTCACAGAGTTCGACCCTGCTCCTCTTGGATCTCGTGAACCGGTTGGTGCAACTGTTCGGCGACGGGATATGCGCAGCCACCCGGCCGCTCGGCGTCGAGATACTCTGTTACCAGTTCATGCAGCAGGCGTTCCTCGCCGGGCTCTGCGTCGGCGTCGTCGCGCCGCTGGTCGGTAGCTTCCTCGTCCACCGCGAGATGGCGTTCATCGGCGACACGCTCGCGCACACCGCCTTCGCGGGCGTCGCCATCGGCCTCTTTCTCGGCTCGGCGTTCGAGATCGGCGTCTCGCCGTACGTGACGGCGCTCGTCGTCGCCGTCCTCTCGGCGCTCCTCATCGAACTCATCGCCGACTACACCGACGCCTACGGCGACGTCTCGATGGCCATCGTCCTCTCGGGCGGCTTCGCGCTCGGGACGGTCGTCATCAGTCTCACCGACGGCGGCATCGCCGTCGGTATCAGCCAGTACCTCTTCGGCAGTCTTTCGACGGTGACGCTGGCGAACACGTCTGTGCTGTTGCTGCTCAGCGCGCTCGTCGTCGGCGTCGTCGCGCTGACGTACAAACAGCTCCTGTTCGTCACCTTCGACGAGACGGCCGCGCGCGTCGCCCGCGTGAACGTGTCGCTGTACAACCGGCTTCTGGTGATGCTGACGGCACTCGTCGTCGTCGCCGCGATGCAGATTATGGGTGTCATCCTCGTCGCCGCGATGCTCGTCGTCCCCGTCGCGGCGGCGGCGCAGGTCGCCCGCAGCTTCCGCGAGTCGGTGCTCGTCGCGGTCGTGGTCGGCGAACTCGCCGTCCTGCTCGGACTGTTCGCCTCCTACCAGTACGGCGTCGCCGCCGGCGGCGCTATCGTCCTCGTCGCCATCGCACTCTACGCCGTCGCCGTCGCCGCCGACCGTGTAGTTCCGCGAGACGCCGAGACGGGACCGACCGAGACGGCGACCGACGGCGGGGAACTCGACGGACAGGACACGCGACGGAAACGGGAACACAGACGCTGA
- a CDS encoding metal ABC transporter ATP-binding protein yields the protein MTAIELSDVTFGYTGTPVVEDISLTVGEGEFLGLVGPNGSGKSTLLRLMLGLVRPDAGRVELFGEPARSFDAGERIGYVAQDVANAATEMPITVREVVEMGRYPHVGFGRLDAEDRCIVADALDTVGVADLADRRLAHLSGGQRQRVFIARALAGEADLLALDEPAVGVDADSREAFYDLLRELNESGLTIVLIEHDIGVVTEHATTVACLNRRLFFHGEPSGFAESDALSRAYGANQRLLEHDHHDHRHDSTRSQP from the coding sequence ATGACCGCCATCGAGCTATCGGACGTGACGTTCGGCTACACCGGCACGCCGGTCGTCGAGGATATCTCTCTCACCGTCGGCGAGGGCGAGTTCCTCGGACTGGTCGGGCCGAACGGCTCCGGAAAGAGCACGCTGCTCCGCCTCATGCTCGGTCTCGTCCGACCCGACGCGGGGCGCGTCGAACTGTTCGGCGAGCCCGCGCGGTCGTTCGACGCGGGCGAGCGAATCGGCTACGTGGCGCAGGACGTCGCCAACGCCGCGACCGAGATGCCCATCACCGTCCGCGAAGTCGTCGAGATGGGCCGCTATCCCCACGTAGGATTCGGTCGTCTCGACGCTGAGGACCGATGTATCGTCGCCGACGCGCTCGACACCGTCGGCGTCGCCGACCTCGCCGACCGTCGCCTAGCGCACCTCTCGGGCGGCCAGCGACAGCGCGTGTTCATCGCTCGCGCGCTCGCGGGGGAAGCAGACCTCCTCGCGCTGGACGAACCGGCCGTCGGCGTCGACGCCGACTCCCGAGAGGCGTTCTACGACCTCCTCCGCGAACTCAACGAGAGCGGCCTGACGATCGTGCTCATCGAACACGACATCGGCGTCGTCACCGAGCACGCGACGACGGTCGCCTGTCTCAACCGTCGACTGTTCTTCCACGGCGAGCCGTCGGGGTTCGCCGAGAGCGACGCACTCTCGCGGGCGTACGGCGCGAACCAGCGGCTGCTGGAGCACGACCACCACGACCACAGGCACGACAGCACCCGCTCGCAACCATGA